A DNA window from Candidatus Poribacteria bacterium contains the following coding sequences:
- a CDS encoding glycerophosphodiester phosphodiesterase family protein → MGWFPFYQPLKQPRRFQVIAHRGMMRRAPENTKPALELAIEAGIEWVEVDVRLTGDGYHVLMHSSLLDKTTDGKGSVEEHTMAQIKRLDAGSWFSSRYAGERVLSLEECLDLAYRRINLYLDCKRVNPRLLVGQILRAGMQDQVVVFGKLDLLRQIRALSNGEIAIMPKWWPKYGLDAWLDDVQPNAVEINADVIIPEICRAFHGREIYVQAKTLGEWDRPDIWDKMLRAKVDWIQTDMPEELITYGLKTGGEK, encoded by the coding sequence ATGGGATGGTTTCCCTTCTATCAACCTCTTAAGCAACCTCGCCGTTTCCAGGTGATAGCCCATCGGGGTATGATGCGTCGGGCACCTGAAAACACGAAACCGGCGTTGGAACTGGCCATCGAAGCCGGGATCGAATGGGTTGAAGTGGACGTTCGACTCACCGGCGATGGATACCACGTGCTCATGCATAGCTCACTGCTGGATAAGACAACCGACGGGAAGGGATCGGTCGAAGAGCACACCATGGCCCAGATCAAACGGCTGGATGCTGGAAGCTGGTTCTCATCACGATATGCGGGTGAGCGGGTCCTGAGTTTGGAGGAATGTCTCGATCTGGCCTACAGGCGGATCAACCTCTACCTCGATTGCAAACGGGTGAATCCCCGGTTGCTGGTCGGACAGATCCTTCGAGCTGGGATGCAGGATCAGGTGGTCGTCTTCGGTAAGCTCGATCTCCTGAGACAGATCCGAGCCCTCTCGAACGGGGAGATCGCCATCATGCCGAAATGGTGGCCTAAATATGGCCTTGACGCCTGGTTGGACGATGTTCAACCCAACGCCGTGGAGATCAACGCCGATGTGATCATCCCTGAAATCTGCAGGGCGTTTCATGGAAGAGAAATCTACGTTCAGGCGAAGACCCTGGGCGAATGGGATCGCCCCGATATATGGGATAAGATGCTGAGGGCGAAGGTAGATTGGATTCAAACCGATATGCCTGAAGAATTGATAACTTATGGATTAAAAACGGGAGGAGAGAAATGA
- a CDS encoding DegT/DnrJ/EryC1/StrS family aminotransferase: MSELAILGGKPAVTVENPERWKRPIDEEKEEVCRLIEQGFLSGSGTGLPKEFEDEFRKYIGCDFCLTVDHGSMALASAFYAVKVGPGDEVITPTLGYIGTYCGALHLGARPVFCDIDPDTLLIDPQDVERRITPRTRAIIPIHFWGNVCDMDALMDIGRRYGIAVVEDAAHAHGAEWDGVKIGNIGDVTCFSLQGTMPGGKPVCGGEGGIATTNVREFYERMLAYCHLHRAGVTEELTLPEYRGLDSEVLGLKWRAHPLALALAKVSLRSLDYRNGRRDEFRRKLFEALNEIPGVKPVRSYPKAKPAGFYGGLKMIYQPEDLDGLSVERYVEALRAEGVPISRYGRSLEHQRMIFRRGFDLWGHGRGPLGGEFLGLPPFKGYREGDFPVAESLIGRILSIPAYIEPEEGFLEGVIEAFEKVAANYKRL, translated from the coding sequence ATGAGCGAACTGGCGATCCTAGGGGGCAAACCGGCTGTTACGGTCGAAAACCCTGAAAGGTGGAAACGACCGATCGATGAGGAGAAAGAGGAAGTCTGCAGGCTCATAGAGCAGGGATTTCTTTCCGGCTCCGGAACGGGACTTCCGAAGGAGTTCGAGGATGAGTTCAGAAAATACATAGGATGTGACTTCTGCCTTACGGTGGATCACGGCTCGATGGCTCTGGCAAGCGCCTTCTACGCCGTGAAGGTGGGGCCGGGAGATGAGGTGATAACCCCCACCCTCGGCTATATCGGGACATATTGTGGTGCGCTCCACCTCGGCGCAAGACCCGTCTTCTGCGACATCGATCCCGATACGCTGCTTATCGATCCCCAGGATGTCGAGAGGAGGATAACGCCGAGGACGAGGGCGATAATTCCCATACATTTCTGGGGGAACGTCTGCGATATGGACGCCCTGATGGATATAGGGAGAAGATACGGGATAGCGGTGGTGGAGGATGCCGCCCATGCTCATGGAGCCGAATGGGACGGGGTAAAGATAGGGAACATAGGCGATGTGACCTGCTTCAGCCTTCAGGGGACGATGCCAGGGGGAAAGCCGGTTTGTGGCGGTGAGGGCGGGATAGCCACGACAAACGTGAGGGAGTTCTACGAGAGGATGCTCGCGTACTGCCACCTTCATAGAGCCGGCGTGACGGAGGAGCTCACGTTGCCGGAATACAGAGGGCTGGATAGCGAAGTGTTGGGGTTGAAATGGAGGGCACATCCGCTGGCCCTGGCTCTGGCGAAGGTCTCCCTCAGATCGCTCGATTACAGGAACGGGAGGAGGGATGAGTTCAGAAGGAAGCTCTTTGAGGCGCTGAATGAGATACCGGGCGTTAAACCGGTCAGGAGCTATCCTAAGGCGAAACCCGCCGGCTTCTACGGCGGGCTGAAGATGATATATCAGCCGGAGGATCTGGATGGACTTTCGGTCGAGAGATATGTGGAGGCTTTGAGGGCCGAGGGAGTTCCGATAAGCAGGTATGGGAGGTCGCTCGAACACCAGAGGATGATCTTCAGGAGGGGATTTGACCTGTGGGGGCACGGAAGAGGCCCCTTGGGAGGGGAGTTCCTCGGTCTACCCCCCTTTAAGGGGTATAGAGAGGGCGATTTCCCCGTCGCGGAGAGTTTGATCGGAAGGATACTCTCGATCCCAGCCTATATCGAACCGGAGGAGGGATTTCTCGAAGGGGTGATAGAGGCTTTCGAAAAGGTGGCCGCTAACTATAAGCGACTATAA
- a CDS encoding sigma-70 family RNA polymerase sigma factor: MELETIRITGSPMVVEGRSADLNEDEILIARCQSGDKAAFGILVRKYQDLVYRLIYRLLGETPDMEDIAQEIFIRAYKGIGRFRGDARFSTWLTRICINYCRKRRHKAKRDLISLEQFMSQGYDFADGSAMPDRILERKEYRELVRQAIDNLPQKYRIVIILRYFEAYSCEQIAEILSCPVGTVYSRLFRAHEKLRKRLKSIGFFK, translated from the coding sequence ATGGAATTGGAAACAATTCGAATCACAGGAAGTCCTATGGTCGTTGAGGGAAGGAGCGCCGACTTAAATGAGGATGAAATTCTCATCGCGCGTTGTCAAAGCGGGGACAAGGCTGCTTTCGGGATATTGGTGCGCAAGTATCAGGATTTGGTTTACCGCTTAATCTATCGGCTGCTTGGCGAGACACCCGACATGGAGGATATAGCGCAGGAGATATTCATCCGCGCTTACAAAGGTATCGGGCGATTCCGGGGGGATGCGAGGTTCTCCACTTGGTTAACTCGAATCTGCATAAATTACTGCAGAAAACGGCGCCACAAAGCCAAAAGAGATCTGATATCGCTTGAACAGTTTATGAGCCAAGGATACGACTTCGCCGATGGCTCCGCTATGCCTGACCGCATCCTTGAGCGTAAAGAATATAGAGAGCTCGTTCGACAGGCCATTGATAATCTACCGCAAAAGTATCGAATCGTCATAATCCTACGTTATTTCGAAGCGTATTCCTGTGAGCAAATCGCCGAGATCCTGAGTTGTCCCGTCGGGACGGTCTACTCCCGTTTGTTCCGTGCTCATGAGAAATTGAGGAAACGGCTTAAATCCATAGGATTTTTCAAATAG
- a CDS encoding zf-HC2 domain-containing protein, with the protein MKCAQAQKALFSLLSGDRDLDRKTQDELLEHLNHCPRCQEEWQQLQVTHQALESLAREEDIPKAPADFWDRLKYKLEPPASTRPDILAKLGELMGFMRRIIWVLKFRRAVALSILVFSLGLIGYGIFHNHDRSPEVYPSENLTGNRYPIEEILYVPEPSDRRVL; encoded by the coding sequence ATGAAATGCGCTCAGGCTCAAAAAGCCCTATTTTCTCTTCTATCAGGGGATAGGGATCTAGATCGCAAAACCCAGGATGAGCTTTTAGAGCATTTGAATCATTGCCCCAGGTGCCAGGAGGAATGGCAACAGTTGCAGGTTACCCATCAGGCGCTTGAGTCTTTAGCGAGGGAGGAGGATATTCCCAAGGCCCCTGCCGACTTTTGGGATCGGCTGAAGTATAAGCTGGAACCACCCGCTTCGACGAGACCGGATATCCTCGCCAAACTCGGTGAATTGATGGGCTTCATGCGACGGATCATATGGGTTTTAAAATTCAGAAGGGCGGTGGCGCTTTCAATTCTGGTTTTCTCCCTCGGATTGATAGGATACGGTATATTTCATAATCATGATCGCTCTCCTGAGGTATACCCGTCGGAGAATTTAACCGGGAATCGTTATCCGATCGAAGAGATCCTCTACGTTCCCGAACCATCTGATAGACGGGTTTTATGA
- a CDS encoding radical SAM protein has translation MALILNPMWRMRREQGYVLLYRLTDIGTVAEQSFIHPLKAITIALFDGKRVVEDVAHALSYVTGRPVEPHNVKQFLDENSRYFIEASEVPERLRRRYDPLEFVMDADSIDFTFKRLLAPLSLVYMVTNACRTNCIYCYAEKQRHGKGGPLLPLPRVKELIEETAELRIPVIHFSGGDPFMHPDILDILEHTVAHDILPVISTKCVLSEATVDRLAEIGIPRVQISIDSPDPDTIFLLTGARNYLEEMIPVIKRLKAKGIKVATKTVLTSYNVRQVPALVDLLASLGVDDIGLSEYVRSLYRHLDDNLFMSHEDLKWLDETVQRLREKYSSTSISTSWVFAPEPKSRGEKERAFLNRARCTAGMQQLAIYPDGKVVPCEEVPSTPEFVVGDLSKQSILEVWNSERLMQLIRPPKEKFSGQPCYDCLDFYECHAFLGRCFVHALKAYGTPYAPPPECPKSSPSGLRLQTFPICVDPKSSQSSVCDSC, from the coding sequence ATGGCTTTAATCCTTAACCCAATGTGGAGGATGCGCAGAGAACAGGGTTACGTCCTCCTCTACCGGCTCACCGACATCGGAACCGTTGCCGAACAGAGCTTTATCCATCCGTTGAAGGCGATCACGATCGCCCTTTTCGATGGCAAGAGGGTGGTTGAGGATGTAGCGCATGCACTGAGCTACGTGACCGGCCGTCCTGTGGAACCTCACAATGTAAAACAATTTCTCGATGAAAACAGCCGTTATTTCATCGAAGCTTCTGAGGTTCCAGAGCGACTTCGAAGGAGATATGACCCGTTAGAGTTTGTCATGGACGCCGACTCCATTGATTTCACGTTTAAACGTCTTCTTGCACCTTTGTCGTTGGTATATATGGTGACCAATGCCTGTCGGACGAACTGCATATATTGTTATGCTGAGAAACAGAGGCATGGTAAAGGGGGACCGCTTTTGCCCCTCCCACGTGTGAAGGAGTTGATAGAGGAAACTGCGGAATTGCGGATCCCTGTTATCCATTTCTCAGGCGGTGACCCGTTCATGCATCCTGATATCCTGGATATCCTTGAACATACTGTAGCCCATGATATTCTCCCTGTTATCTCGACAAAATGCGTTCTATCCGAGGCGACGGTGGATAGGCTTGCGGAAATAGGGATACCAAGGGTTCAAATCAGCATAGATTCCCCTGATCCTGATACCATCTTCCTTTTGACAGGAGCAAGGAACTATTTGGAGGAGATGATCCCCGTGATCAAGCGCCTTAAGGCGAAGGGGATTAAAGTCGCCACTAAGACCGTGCTCACCTCTTACAACGTTCGTCAGGTCCCCGCTCTCGTCGATCTATTAGCTTCCCTTGGCGTTGACGATATCGGTCTTAGTGAGTATGTCAGATCGCTTTACCGTCACCTTGATGATAATCTCTTTATGTCACATGAGGATTTAAAGTGGCTTGACGAGACCGTACAAAGATTAAGGGAGAAATACAGTTCCACAAGCATCAGCACCAGTTGGGTTTTTGCGCCTGAACCCAAAAGCAGGGGGGAGAAGGAGAGGGCTTTTTTAAACCGTGCCAGATGTACAGCGGGGATGCAGCAGCTCGCCATATATCCGGATGGTAAGGTTGTGCCATGTGAGGAGGTGCCATCAACGCCGGAGTTCGTCGTGGGGGATCTATCGAAGCAATCTATATTGGAGGTTTGGAATTCTGAACGGCTGATGCAGCTTATAAGACCTCCGAAGGAGAAGTTCTCGGGCCAGCCGTGTTATGATTGCCTTGACTTTTACGAATGTCATGCTTTCCTGGGCCGTTGTTTTGTGCATGCCCTTAAAGCGTATGGCACACCGTATGCTCCACCGCCTGAATGCCCGAAATCCTCTCCTTCGGGGCTACGGCTGCAAACCTTCCCAATTTGCGTTGATCCGAAATCCTCGCAATCTTCGGTCTGTGACAGCTGTTAA
- a CDS encoding glycosyltransferase family 4 protein — translation MLKNTIDVPLDAPFLLYVGRIHPEKNLHALFWMLQEIVKEYPRSTLCIVGPIENDRFPHFDVPVDGYYGYLRKEIKRRKLGGHVLLLGNQPERSLVALYSAADILLNPTISVTENFGYTPVEAMACGTPVVCSRIGGLKDTVVEGETGFFMDTILTNHGVKLDWRTGVEAVLRLLGDKSLRRQMGENGVRKVREHFSMERFSSNLAQIVDFISKNFPSSHDEPQEKVIFSPDVLSLWDEIYKHEGGEMDEESQWHVHKALLSRNSYKFLVEPYVSHVADDISVNLRSILYPAVPLRLSKKERRLKVEDPIWPCAYQLEDWEMEILEEIINGRKKIQALVNQMKGRIQTADILSFVEKLIREGIILPHSLS, via the coding sequence CTGTTAAAGAATACCATAGATGTTCCTCTTGATGCTCCATTTCTACTCTACGTCGGGAGGATTCACCCGGAGAAAAACCTGCATGCTCTGTTTTGGATGCTTCAAGAGATCGTTAAGGAATATCCAAGGAGCACTCTCTGCATCGTCGGACCTATCGAAAATGACCGGTTCCCCCACTTCGATGTCCCGGTTGACGGATACTACGGTTACCTGAGGAAAGAGATTAAGAGGCGTAAGCTTGGAGGACACGTGTTGTTATTGGGAAATCAGCCGGAGAGGAGTCTGGTTGCTTTGTATTCCGCGGCAGATATCCTGTTGAACCCTACGATCTCTGTCACCGAAAATTTCGGCTATACCCCGGTAGAAGCCATGGCATGTGGAACGCCAGTTGTCTGCTCCCGCATAGGTGGATTGAAAGATACCGTCGTGGAGGGGGAGACAGGGTTTTTCATGGATACCATCCTTACAAACCATGGAGTTAAACTCGATTGGCGAACGGGTGTGGAAGCCGTCCTCAGGCTGCTGGGCGATAAATCACTGAGAAGACAGATGGGTGAAAACGGCGTGAGAAAGGTAAGGGAACATTTCAGCATGGAGAGATTCTCAAGCAATCTCGCTCAAATTGTCGACTTTATCTCGAAGAACTTCCCATCCTCCCACGATGAACCTCAAGAGAAGGTCATCTTCAGTCCTGATGTGCTCTCCCTGTGGGATGAAATATATAAACATGAGGGAGGAGAAATGGACGAGGAATCTCAATGGCATGTCCATAAAGCGCTTTTATCCAGAAACAGTTATAAGTTCCTGGTGGAACCTTATGTTTCCCATGTGGCGGATGATATCTCCGTAAACCTCCGATCCATCCTATATCCCGCCGTTCCCCTTCGTTTGTCGAAGAAGGAACGTAGGTTGAAGGTAGAAGACCCTATCTGGCCATGTGCCTATCAGCTTGAAGATTGGGAGATGGAGATTCTGGAGGAAATAATCAACGGAAGGAAGAAGATCCAGGCTTTGGTGAACCAGATGAAAGGGCGCATTCAGACCGCAGATATACTGAGCTTTGTGGAAAAACTTATACGAGAGGGGATTATCCTCCCTCATAGCCTCAGTTAG
- a CDS encoding trypsin-like peptidase domain-containing protein has translation MKGKFIPLILLTLTPICLCSAWQEEDLPPHKGLFLQTVEQIVDVVRQVDPSVVTVKNDRPQFATGVIYNADGYVLTTRLIIEGAERLEVILPSGLKYKATPIGIDGVTGIGVIKITAPDLRPVKFGDSDRLKKGESILVIGDSFGLSRSLSTGVISNLDLEVNGKELIQITAPINPSMGGAPMINSNGEVVGIIQARLSGSTSVGTSGSVLRPSSEEAEGTGFAVPINDIKFAVKQLIEKGVVTRSWLGVEVQSIPDALRAQLSLENSGVLVTEVLKDSPAQRAGIKRWDIILEYQGKPIDGSKALRKMVYRTPPGTEVELLILRRGNRKRIKAKLEASQGRPTGPIPADFTINAFPDAERGGAWITYTLPWKAHLTLSIYDLKGKLIRRIDLGEKRPGYYITKEKAVYWDGKDKAGKPTLLGIYICTLESGKGRKITTKLLHLGNGSRLR, from the coding sequence ATGAAAGGTAAATTCATCCCTCTGATACTTCTCACCCTAACGCCGATATGTCTGTGTTCTGCCTGGCAGGAGGAGGATCTACCTCCCCATAAAGGTTTGTTCCTACAGACAGTGGAACAGATCGTGGATGTTGTGCGTCAGGTCGATCCCTCCGTCGTTACGGTTAAGAACGATCGCCCGCAGTTCGCTACCGGCGTTATCTACAACGCTGACGGATATGTTCTGACGACGCGGCTCATCATTGAGGGCGCTGAAAGGCTGGAGGTGATACTCCCATCCGGATTAAAATACAAGGCGACTCCCATTGGAATTGACGGGGTAACGGGCATCGGTGTGATTAAGATCACCGCTCCTGATCTTCGGCCGGTCAAATTCGGCGATTCTGACAGGTTAAAAAAGGGGGAATCTATCCTGGTAATCGGAGATTCCTTCGGGTTATCCCGTTCGCTTTCGACCGGCGTGATCAGCAACCTCGATCTTGAGGTTAACGGTAAGGAGCTCATCCAGATCACAGCGCCCATCAATCCAAGCATGGGCGGAGCACCCATGATAAATAGCAATGGGGAAGTCGTAGGGATTATCCAAGCCAGACTATCAGGCTCCACATCGGTGGGAACGTCCGGTTCGGTATTACGCCCTTCATCTGAAGAAGCTGAGGGAACCGGCTTTGCCGTTCCCATTAATGACATCAAATTCGCCGTCAAACAATTGATCGAAAAGGGTGTTGTAACCCGCTCCTGGCTGGGGGTGGAGGTTCAATCGATTCCTGACGCCCTGAGAGCTCAGCTTAGCCTGGAGAACTCAGGGGTGCTGGTGACGGAGGTTTTGAAGGATTCACCCGCTCAAAGGGCCGGCATTAAACGCTGGGATATCATCCTGGAATACCAGGGAAAGCCGATAGACGGCTCTAAAGCCCTGAGGAAGATGGTATATCGAACTCCACCTGGGACGGAGGTGGAGTTGCTCATCCTTCGAAGGGGAAATCGGAAGAGAATAAAGGCGAAACTCGAAGCGTCTCAGGGAAGACCGACCGGACCTATCCCCGCCGACTTCACGATCAACGCCTTCCCAGACGCTGAGAGAGGAGGTGCGTGGATAACCTATACTCTGCCTTGGAAGGCCCATTTAACGCTTAGCATTTACGACCTGAAGGGGAAGCTTATCCGCAGGATTGATCTGGGCGAAAAAAGGCCGGGATACTACATAACCAAGGAAAAGGCGGTGTATTGGGATGGAAAGGACAAGGCAGGCAAACCAACCCTACTGGGCATTTACATCTGTACCCTTGAATCCGGTAAGGGAAGAAAAATTACTACAAAATTATTACATCTCGGAAACGGTTCACGGTTAAGGTAG
- a CDS encoding arsenate reductase ArsC → MRRRVLFICTHNSARSQMTEGLLRALYGDRYEAYSVGTQPTEVNPYVIRVMAEIGIDISDHRSKSVNEFLNEEFDYVITVYDRAKETRPFFPRGKRYIHRGFDDPSSFHGSDDEKLDFLRRVRDEIKRWMVVGSSPTNATLTVNRFRDVIIL, encoded by the coding sequence GTGAGGAGAAGGGTTTTGTTCATCTGCACCCACAACTCGGCGCGCTCTCAGATGACGGAGGGATTGTTGAGGGCATTGTACGGAGACCGCTATGAGGCATACAGCGTGGGGACTCAGCCGACTGAGGTCAACCCATATGTCATCAGGGTGATGGCGGAGATAGGAATAGACATATCGGATCATCGTTCAAAGAGCGTGAACGAGTTCCTCAATGAGGAGTTCGATTATGTGATCACGGTCTACGACCGCGCCAAAGAGACACGCCCCTTCTTCCCAAGAGGTAAGAGATACATCCACAGGGGATTCGACGATCCCTCGAGCTTCCACGGATCAGATGATGAAAAACTCGATTTCCTCAGGCGGGTGAGGGATGAGATAAAGAGGTGGATGGTTGTTGGATCTTCCCCGACAAATGCTACCTTAACCGTGAACCGTTTCCGAGATGTAATAATTTTGTAG
- a CDS encoding winged helix-turn-helix transcriptional regulator yields MEIRKIVHQLKALADEGRMTLFLILWRRECCVCELMNIMEWEQSRVSHQLKLLRFAELVENRREGKWVIYFIPEEVRRDELVSVITEKVKLPADIERRIEMVKETNVRECVGSTL; encoded by the coding sequence TTGGAAATCAGGAAGATCGTTCATCAACTTAAAGCCCTTGCCGATGAAGGGAGAATGACGCTCTTTCTGATCCTTTGGCGGCGTGAATGTTGTGTGTGCGAGCTCATGAACATAATGGAATGGGAACAGTCGAGGGTATCACATCAGCTGAAGTTGCTCAGATTCGCCGAGCTAGTTGAAAACAGAAGAGAGGGCAAGTGGGTGATCTACTTCATACCCGAGGAGGTTAGAAGAGATGAGCTGGTATCGGTTATAACCGAAAAGGTGAAACTGCCAGCCGATATCGAGAGGAGAATCGAGATGGTCAAGGAGACCAACGTGAGGGAGTGTGTGGGCTCAACCCTCTAA